The following proteins are encoded in a genomic region of Maribacter hydrothermalis:
- a CDS encoding DUF2911 domain-containing protein — protein MKNSIILLCLTLLVSCKETSKDAQEPQREETTEQKTKSVEPAKKKPLSPHTSAMAMVGDAHIHIDYSSPGVRKRIIFGGLLPYDTVWQAGAHMATWMETNKDLTIDGKELKAGKYGFFVIPNQEEWTIIFNTNWNQHGKDEYDEKDDVLRFKVTPKISEEIQEHLEYKVTNTTDDSGTISLSWEKVLVEFPFEVK, from the coding sequence ATGAAAAACAGTATAATTCTTTTATGCCTTACCCTCTTAGTATCTTGTAAAGAAACTTCAAAGGACGCACAAGAACCACAGCGAGAAGAAACGACGGAGCAAAAAACAAAAAGTGTTGAACCTGCTAAGAAAAAACCATTGAGTCCACATACAAGCGCAATGGCAATGGTGGGCGATGCACATATTCATATTGATTATTCATCACCAGGAGTTCGTAAACGTATCATTTTTGGCGGTTTACTGCCTTATGATACCGTTTGGCAAGCAGGAGCCCATATGGCCACTTGGATGGAAACCAATAAGGACTTGACCATTGACGGTAAAGAATTGAAGGCAGGGAAATACGGGTTCTTTGTTATTCCGAATCAAGAGGAATGGACAATTATTTTTAATACAAACTGGAACCAGCACGGTAAAGATGAATATGACGAGAAAGATGATGTGTTGCGATTTAAAGTAACCCCAAAAATTTCCGAAGAAATCCAAGAACATTTAGAATACAAGGTAACAAACACCACCGATGATTCAGGAACAATTAGCTTGAGTTGGGAAAAGGTTCTTGTTGAATTTCCTTTTGAAGTAAAATAA
- a CDS encoding PepSY domain-containing protein, producing MVKRRTALKIRKAHRYLGIFLGIQFLMWTISGMYFSWTDIDEIHGDHFKKEMPEQTAFSDLVGSSQLNIQEPIKSLELLEIGDVPYYWINETVLYNAITGTKKEELTEQEAIKVAERYMLADLEFDQIQRIESVGDHHEYRGRPLPAYEISYKTDENLKAYVAIENGAFQTVRHRDWRWFDFLWMTHTMDYQGRDNFNTIVLRAFSLLGLITVLSGFLLWYTSSPTVRKMIKNKRK from the coding sequence ATGGTCAAAAGAAGAACAGCACTTAAAATAAGAAAGGCGCATCGCTATCTGGGTATCTTTTTAGGTATTCAGTTCTTGATGTGGACGATTAGCGGAATGTATTTCAGCTGGACAGACATTGATGAGATACACGGCGACCATTTCAAAAAAGAGATGCCTGAACAAACTGCATTTTCAGATTTGGTAGGAAGTTCTCAACTAAATATTCAGGAACCGATTAAGTCATTAGAATTACTTGAAATAGGGGATGTGCCCTATTATTGGATTAATGAGACTGTGCTTTATAATGCAATAACAGGAACAAAGAAAGAGGAGCTCACAGAACAAGAAGCAATCAAAGTAGCAGAACGCTATATGTTGGCTGATTTAGAATTTGACCAAATACAACGGATTGAATCTGTAGGCGACCACCACGAGTACCGGGGAAGACCCTTACCAGCTTATGAGATTTCATATAAAACCGATGAAAATTTAAAAGCCTACGTGGCGATTGAGAATGGAGCTTTTCAAACAGTACGTCATCGCGATTGGCGTTGGTTCGATTTTCTCTGGATGACCCACACTATGGACTATCAAGGTCGAGACAATTTTAATACAATAGTGCTAAGGGCTTTCTCGCTTTTAGGCTTGATAACAGTGTTAAGTGGATTTCTACTTTGGTACACAAGTTCACCTACTGTGAGAAAAATGATTAAAAACAAACGTAAATAA
- a CDS encoding DUF305 domain-containing protein — translation MGNSNEHKKKNQYTKFVGMLAASFVAMYITMYLNTYEWDHVWFSLTRFYMVCLGIAAMAIIMFVAMRGMYQNKKKNIAIVLGSIVLFVGALGLVRDQKSTVGDVLWMKAMIPHHSIAILTSERADIKDPEVKKLAEDIIKAQRKEIEEMKQMIDRLQNEK, via the coding sequence ATGGGAAATTCTAATGAACACAAAAAGAAAAATCAGTACACAAAATTTGTAGGAATGCTCGCAGCGTCCTTCGTAGCTATGTACATCACAATGTACCTGAACACTTATGAGTGGGACCACGTATGGTTCAGCCTAACTCGCTTTTATATGGTTTGCTTAGGGATTGCGGCAATGGCCATTATAATGTTTGTAGCAATGCGTGGGATGTATCAAAATAAAAAGAAGAATATCGCCATTGTTTTGGGAAGTATTGTTCTATTTGTAGGTGCGTTGGGACTGGTACGTGACCAAAAATCTACTGTGGGCGATGTGCTTTGGATGAAAGCAATGATTCCGCACCATTCTATAGCAATTTTAACAAGCGAGCGTGCAGATATCAAAGATCCAGAAGTAAAAAAATTAGCCGAAGATATCATCAAAGCGCAACGAAAAGAAATTGAAGAAATGAAGCAAATGATTGATAGGTTACAAAACGAAAAATAG
- a CDS encoding efflux RND transporter periplasmic adaptor subunit has product MNKNILYIAIAVIVGLLAGWLIFGYSGSEANANKDVSEMSDNHDHSGESENQMWTCSMHPQIMQPEPGDCPICGMDLIPAESGADGLAMNEIKMTENAMALANIQTTIVGNGTMSEDDGMISLSGKIATNEENNAVQASYFDGRIERLNVNYEGQKVNRGQLLANIYAPNLVAAQQELLTTASLKESQPALYKAVRNKLKLWKLSENQIDAIESSGKVRDNFPIYATVSGTVSEVMAREGDYVKQGQPILKVSNLNSVWAEFDGYENQISNLKIGQKIKIVTNAYANKEFEATISFIDPMLDNAKRTVTVRATLKNTDDLFKPGMFVTGKLKGELKMNDELITVPSSAVMWTGERSLVYVKTNPNEPVFEMREVTIGNRNGENFTISKGLQYRDEIVTNGTFSVDAAAQLQGKKAMMNKEGGKTMTGLEGHMGIQGDSVGKSNTKSTMKMELPNVFQTAFEAALKPYFKMEEAFVVSNPGQVSTLAKTTLDKMKAIEIGSLGKIENSHLSKCIEMLDAISSNLDLKKQRAQLVVLNENIVALAMNIKSPLETLYVQKCPMANSYKGAIWLSTEKEIKNPYYGDEMLSCGSVIDSIN; this is encoded by the coding sequence ATGAACAAGAACATTTTATATATAGCAATTGCAGTAATCGTGGGACTATTGGCGGGCTGGCTCATTTTTGGCTATTCCGGTAGTGAAGCAAATGCAAACAAGGACGTTTCTGAAATGTCAGATAACCACGACCATTCTGGCGAGTCGGAAAACCAGATGTGGACCTGCTCAATGCACCCACAGATTATGCAACCCGAACCTGGCGACTGCCCTATTTGCGGAATGGACTTGATACCTGCCGAATCTGGTGCAGATGGTCTTGCAATGAATGAGATTAAAATGACGGAGAACGCAATGGCGCTGGCCAACATTCAAACTACTATTGTGGGTAATGGCACTATGTCAGAAGATGATGGAATGATTTCGCTTTCGGGCAAAATCGCCACCAACGAAGAAAACAATGCTGTACAAGCAAGCTATTTTGATGGGCGTATCGAACGTTTGAATGTTAATTATGAAGGTCAAAAAGTAAATCGAGGTCAATTACTGGCGAATATTTATGCGCCAAATTTGGTCGCTGCACAGCAAGAATTGCTCACAACAGCTTCATTGAAAGAATCTCAACCAGCTTTATATAAAGCTGTGCGAAATAAACTGAAACTCTGGAAACTTTCAGAGAATCAAATCGATGCTATCGAGTCCTCTGGGAAGGTTCGCGATAATTTTCCCATTTATGCAACGGTTTCAGGAACGGTTTCAGAAGTAATGGCGCGTGAAGGCGACTATGTAAAACAAGGTCAGCCCATTTTAAAAGTGAGCAACCTTAATTCGGTTTGGGCAGAATTTGATGGGTATGAAAATCAAATCTCTAATCTCAAGATAGGTCAGAAAATTAAGATTGTAACCAATGCCTATGCTAATAAAGAATTTGAGGCAACCATATCTTTTATTGATCCTATGTTAGATAATGCAAAACGTACGGTGACAGTTAGAGCAACACTTAAAAATACGGATGACCTATTTAAGCCTGGTATGTTTGTTACGGGAAAGCTCAAAGGAGAACTAAAAATGAATGATGAATTGATTACAGTTCCTTCGAGTGCTGTGATGTGGACAGGAGAACGTTCATTGGTGTATGTAAAAACAAATCCAAACGAGCCAGTTTTTGAGATGCGAGAAGTAACTATTGGTAATCGGAACGGTGAGAATTTTACGATTTCAAAAGGTTTGCAATATCGTGATGAAATTGTTACTAACGGTACTTTTTCTGTAGATGCAGCTGCACAATTACAGGGTAAAAAAGCTATGATGAATAAAGAAGGAGGTAAAACAATGACGGGTCTTGAAGGTCATATGGGAATTCAGGGAGATTCAGTAGGAAAATCTAATACCAAATCAACTATGAAAATGGAATTGCCAAATGTATTTCAAACAGCTTTTGAAGCTGCATTAAAACCGTATTTTAAAATGGAAGAAGCTTTTGTAGTAAGTAACCCGGGTCAAGTATCTACCTTAGCGAAAACGACATTAGACAAAATGAAAGCCATAGAAATAGGTAGTTTGGGTAAAATAGAAAACTCACATCTATCTAAGTGTATTGAAATGTTAGATGCTATTTCTTCTAATTTAGATTTAAAGAAACAAAGAGCTCAATTGGTTGTTTTAAACGAAAATATAGTAGCCCTTGCTATGAATATTAAATCTCCTTTAGAAACATTGTATGTTCAAAAATGCCCTATGGCCAATAGCTACAAGGGTGCAATTTGGTTAAGCACCGAAAAAGAAATCAAAAATCCATATTATGGGGATGAAATGTTATCCTGTGGTAGTGTGATAGATAGTATTAATTAA